TGTGACGGTACCCTTTCTCTGATCTCTAAACAGCTGATCGGGAACCTCTGACGCAGCCCACTACCATAAACTATGCAGTcgattcccacatttggggagATCGCAGCGCTCACTCGCTATAAAAGCTAAACAAAGCGTCTGTCACCGCCATTTCTGTTTGCCAGGCCAGGTTTTATTCAGGTACGCTGCTTAACTAAGTCTTATTCTTGTCAGTGGTAATTTAATGTGGACACATGGTGACCGGACATACAGAACTTCTGTTTGCGGTAGGAAACAAGTACTGTTTTCCGCGACTGTTACGAGGATGAAGGGGTTCAGTAGATGAATTACTACATGTACTTAATTAATTGCGCGACTCTGTTCGTAGGTCTGCATTTTTTACAGATAAAGAACACATTTTGTAACATTTACTCATTTGCTTAAAACTATTTAGACCGATAATGTGTACATCTAATGAGCTTCTAACAAAAATAACTAAACagacataaaataaacaatttaaacaaaaaactaCTTAATGAGTGGATCTGTAAttcaaagcaaaagcaaacatcCGCTCATTTGACCGCGGTGATAGAAAGGGCAGCTGAGTCAAGCCTGGTGTAGATGTAATCTCCTGTTGGTTTAATGCAACACTTCTCTGGATGTTCTACACTAACTTTCTAAACCCTGTCACTCTCGCAGTAATGCAACAATACTGCTGCATCATTTACAAATGACTGGGTCAGTTAATAGAAGATGGGGTATGATAGGGGGCGGTGTTGACCCTAAGGAGGCCAGTGACGTAAAGCACCACCGAAAAAGAAAAGCGGAAAGAGAAATTCTGTGAGGGTTGGCATCTTTGTTCCGTCATCCTAGACCCACTGCCAAAGTAGAGAGCTGCTGGATTTTAGCGAACAGGGCCGAAATGGATCAGTACAAACTCGAAATAAAAGAGGAGGACGTGGAAGTTTATCAAAATCAGAACAAGAGCGATACGGAGCAGCAGGGCCCGAATTTATCCGAGCAGGACCGGCTCACCACTAGCGAAAtaaaggaggagctgcaggacccgagtttaaccgagcaggaccCGGGTTTAACCGAGCAGGATCGGTCCACtagcggaataaaggaggaacaggagcaggacccgagtttaacagAGAACGACCGGTCCACTTgcggaataaaggaggaggaggaggaggaggaggaggagggggaggaccacccgagtttaaccgagcagAACCCGGGTTTAACCGAGCAGCTCCGGTCCACTAGCGGAAGGGAGGGGGAGCAGCAGCAAGACCACGACCAACCTGGTCCCACAGATCAACAGGTCGGTGCTGATGAGTTCACAGCTAAAAGAGGCTCATAGCGACAATAATGCAAAGATGTCGATGTtttgagacagaacagaggctGTAGATGTGTGGACAAATACAGACGCTGTACAGTAGAGGAACCTTCGTTCTCTGGATGACTGAGACATATTGTAGCAGCCACAGGCTTGAGATGCTAACGTGGCTGAGTTGGAGCTAAAAGGCAGCTGTTTAAACTTGGTATAGATactgacacatgttttctcacatgtagttaaatgtgcaaaagtctaaatgtaaatggtaaatgtaaatgttaaatgatggCCGGGtgcaaaactgaatatttaagtagactccaccccctatgatcctagatcagtgacgcggactcaaacacctcaaacagtaggCATAgttccgcccacatctgactttagatcggtggacgacaatactggagagaaacctgaagtcgaagccatcatggccgtcagctccgactcccGAGACTccgagattgaacgggctgtaacggcaggtgtgcggactgaggctccgcttcaaactgctgttctgtcgtaaacaccattgattggagttaagtaggtttgaatacaatatttctgtggcgccggtggagaattagtaagctaactttactagctagccgaagttacgtccacgctataaacaaaagtttccaggtgAGATGTGGGCGgggcgcactgtttgaggtgtttgagtttgtgtcTCTGAACTGAGATCAGCGCTttgtgaaggtaggggtggagtctaattgcacattcatgaatattcagtattgcactcggcgatcatttaacatttacatttaacatttacatttagacttttgcatatttaactaaatgttagaaaacatgttgtgtcatttagatAAATGTGAGAAATCTAGTTATAGGtcctccttttacattcggcaccccatagacTGGGATAGATGCAATAAATGTCTTTGTTATGTCCTCAGATAGCTGATGTTACTAAACTGTTCAGCAGCCCAGTTTACACTCCGATTAGTCTTACCTATGAATAACTAACTATCAATAAGTCAAATTTATATCCTCTCCAAATGTGGACCACATATTTTGGAGATATTTATAGTCACATGGATCAGGTTAGTGTGTGTTAGTGCATGCAGTTCAGACacataagaaaataaaatattaaaaaaaattaaagcctACATTTTGATTTACGTCTTgaataaaatgtgatttaaaaaaagtggATATTGGACTAATGAAACATCTTCAGTAAATGAATTGACAGAACAATAATAATTAGCTGCAGCCCTACTTCATACTCAAACCCTGTCTGTGTTACTGGAGCAGCCATTTTTTTGTGGTCTTGTTTTGTCCTTCTGTTTTGAATTACCTCATCCTGTCTCACCTTCACTCTTCTCTGCGTTTGTTTTGACACAGATTATGTCCCAGTGACAAAGAGCAAAGAATGGCTGTGGTAGAATTTATAGTTTAAAGAAATTATAGTATATAAGCATGCATATTAAATAGTATATAACAGTATAGGCCTAGACGTCCTCTATGTCATACTTAGACTAGGAGGCCAGTGTCCCTTTTTTGTTCCTATTTTGCCTGTGATATGAGAGATTCAGAAGACATCTGGTCTGGTCTAGAGATAGCCAACCCAATCAGTCTTGCTTGACACAGCATCGATCCTTTGAATCTGAGGTGTCACAGAGTAGCATCTCGACCCAACACTGATTATGTCCCAGTGACAAAGAGCAGTGCAATATAATAAACATATGAGAGTGTAATCAAAAACAACTGAGGCTCTGGGAGACCTTGCTGTCTTTTGGTATTGTAGCTATTTGAGATATAATGAGActtatttttctccttttctatATCTGTCATTttagaaacacagaggaagacgaggtTCAACTCTGTATGTCTGTCAGGAATGTGACCAAGCCTTCACCAGTGCATCGCAGTTAAAAAACCATGAGAAGTTTCACACTAGAGGAAAAGCATacagctgtgaccagtgtggcaaAACCTTTACTGCAAGAAGTAGCCTAAAGACCCATCAGCAAATTCATACAGGTGAAAGACCTCACACCTGCACCGAATGTGGAGCAGGCTTCCACACGTCGAAGGATTTGAAAACCCACTTTCGTtctcacactggagagaaaccttactcatgtgaacagtgtggaagaGCTTTCTCTCGGATTAGTCACCTACTGACTCACCAAATTGTTCACACTGGGgaaaaaccttattcatgtgaaaagTGTGGTAAATCATTCTCTCGACCCAGTACTTTAGTGACACATCAccttgttcacactggagacaaaccttactcatgtaaacagtgtggaaagGCATTTTCTCgcaacagtgttttactgaaacACCatcgtgttcacactggagagaaaccttactggtgtgaacagtgtggaaaaacgTTTTCTAACAGCAGTACTCTACTGaaacaccaacgtgttcacactggcgAGAAACCTTACTTGTGTAAACAGTGTGGTAAATCGTTTTCTCAGCCTAGTAATTTAGTGAGCCATCaccgtgttcacactggagagaaaccttactcatgtgagcagtgtggaaaagtgttttcta
Above is a window of Betta splendens chromosome 9, fBetSpl5.4, whole genome shotgun sequence DNA encoding:
- the LOC114861349 gene encoding zinc finger protein 664-like; the protein is MDQYKLEIKEEDVEVYQNQNKSDTEQQGPNLSEQDRLTTSEIKEELQDPSLTEQDPGLTEQDRSTSGIKEEQEQDPSLTENDRSTCGIKEEEEEEEEEGEDHPSLTEQNPGLTEQLRSTSGREGEQQQDHDQPGPTDQQKHRGRRGSTLYVCQECDQAFTSASQLKNHEKFHTRGKAYSCDQCGKTFTARSSLKTHQQIHTGERPHTCTECGAGFHTSKDLKTHFRSHTGEKPYSCEQCGRAFSRISHLLTHQIVHTGEKPYSCEKCGKSFSRPSTLVTHHLVHTGDKPYSCKQCGKAFSRNSVLLKHHRVHTGEKPYWCEQCGKTFSNSSTLLKHQRVHTGEKPYLCKQCGKSFSQPSNLVSHHRVHTGEKPYSCEQCGKVFSISSSLVKHHRVHTGQKPYWCEQCGKSFSRLNSLVTHNRVHTGEKPFLCEQCGKAFSDRRSLQRHKHNVHTGKKP